Sequence from the Seonamhaeicola sp. ML3 genome:
CTGGTCCTTTTGTAAATCCAATTATGTGCGATTGGCCTCCTGCAAACGAGGAAGGTACTTTTGATCCATCAGCATTGGTAGATGAGCAAGAAGATGGCTCAGTTCGAGTTTACGTGTTTTGGGGCATGCGAAAAGGCGATCGTTGGGCAGAGGTAGATCCTTTTGATATGCATACGATTATTAACCCTAAAACTGGAAAGCCAGATAGAAATGCTTGGCAAAAAACATTAGATCCGAAAATAGTTCCAAAATCAACAGTTTTTGAAGCTTCTTCAATTAAAAAGATTGATGATAATCATTACGTATTTGTATACTCTGCAAATGAATTGATAAGTGCACTTTCTTATTGCTACAGTAACAGTCCTAAAGGCCCATGGATCTATGGAGGTAAAATTGTGCAGAACAATATCAATTGGAGAAGAGGAAATAACCATGGTAGTATTGTTAAAGCCCAAGACAAATGGTGTGTGGTGTATCACAAAGGCACATTTAATAGTAAAAATCGCCAGGCCATGATTGAGCCTATTGAAGTAAAAGTTGAAGGTGATAAAGTAATTATACCACAGGTAGAAATGACTTCCCAGGGGGTAAAATCAAATGGGCTTGATGCATTTAAAAGACATAATATAAACATTGCATGTTACCAATCCAATAAAGCGTTTGTTGATGGTAGAATAAGAGATGGTGGAGGTTTAAACCCTATGAAAAGAATTGATGGACCTAAAACTGTTATCGGATTCAAGTATTTTAATTTCGGAAACAAACCCATACAGGATGATGATGACTTAAAACTGAAGTTGAACAGTAAAATATTATACCCAGTTACAATGACCGTTTTTGTTGCAAAACCAGAAACTGTAGATGATGAAGATAGTTGGGTTGCTGTAGGTGAAACAAGTTTGTATGATATCAATCGTACGTTTACTGATTATGAAATTTCAATACAAGAGCTAAACAAGAATGAAAAGCTAAATCAAATAGGAGGTTTAAAAGGAAAACTTGCTGTATTTGTAGCCTTTGCAGGTAGAGATATAGATTTATGTGAAGTTGTAGAACTTGAATTTGCTAAAGGAAATGCGCCAACTCCAAATCCTTTACATGATATTACAATAAGTAATAATGATGGTAATATTTCCACTATACCAACCAAATCAAGAGAGGGACATTCTGTTAAGGTGATGATTGAAAATATAAAAGAAACTGTAAAAGAAGTTATTGTAAAAGATGCAAATGGCAAGAAAATAAAAGTAAATGCCAACGAGCAGGGCATTTATGCTCCAAAATCATTTAACTTTTTCATGCCTAATTCAGATGTAAGCATTGAAGTGTCTTACAACTAACACCTTAATTAATTTATTCAAACAAACTACAAAATCAGTTTAAATTTAAAAATGAAAAAACGATTACTATTTATTTGTTTCACTTTCACTCTAGTAAACACTCTTTTGTCTCAAACCCAAGAGTCGCCCAATGTTTTAGTGTTTTACATAGATGATTTAAGAGCTGAACTCGGTTGTTATGGGAGCCAAACGGCGATTACGCCTAATATTGATAAATTGGCTTCAGAAGGTATAATGTTCAATAAAGCGTATACCCAACAAGCCATTTGTGCACCTTCTAGAATGAGTACACTTACAGGTTTGCGTCCTGAAACTTTAGGAATTTATAGCATATTTACGCCATTACGAAAAATTCACAAAGATGTCGTTACCCTGCCTCAGCTTTTTAAACAAAATGGCTACAAAACTATAAGTACAGGAAAAGTATATCATCATACCATAGATGATAAAGAAAGTTGGTCTCAACTGGTTGTAAGACCATCTAAAAGATATTTGAAACCAGAAAATCTCAAGGCTATTGAAGCATTAAAAGCTGGAGGTAAAAAAAATCCAAAAGGGCCAGCTTATGAAGATGCAGACGTTGAAGATGAAGCCTATGTTGATGGAGAAATAGCTAATAATGCTATTAAAATGTTAAACAAATATAAAGATGATAAATTCTTATTGTTTGTAGGTTTTACAAAACCCCACTTACCTTTTATTGCACCAAAAAAATATTGGGATATGCATGATAAGAGCAAGTTTGAAATTCCTTCTAAGGAAAAACCACAAAACATGTACAGGTTAGCTTTAAGTAAATGGGGCGAGTTAAAAGGGTATCATGGCATACCAAAAGAGGACCCTTTAAATGATGATATAACCAGAACTTTAATCCATGGCTATCATGCTTGTGTAAGTTATATGGATGCTCAAGTGGGCAAGGTGATGCAAACCTTAGAGGAATTGGATTTACGCAAAAACACCATGATTATTTTTATGAGTGATCATGGTTATAAAATTGGAGAATACGGAGCCTGGTGTAAACACTCCAATGTTGAAATTGATGTGCGTGTCCCTTTAATTGTAAGCCGTGAGACCAATGCTAAAAATCGTATATCTGGAGAAGTGTCAAATGCATTGGTAGAAAACGTAGATATTTTTTCTACATTAACAGAAATCTGTGGATTAGAGAGTCCAAAATCTGATGGTAAAAGTTTAGTTCCTGTATTAGACAATCCAGATATAAAATGGGATGAGGTGGCAACAAGTGTCTTTGCTAGAGGCAAAAACATTATGGGGTGTACGGCTACAGATGGTAGTTGGCGTTATACCGAATGGAGAGATTCAACTACACATGAAATTCTGGGAGCTGAATTATACGCGCATAAAAACAGTTTATTATCATTTCAAAACCTCTCGGGTAAAGAAGAGTATAAAGATGTAGAGAAAAGAATGAAAGCACTTTTGGAATCTCAATTCCCCAGAGATGCTGAACCTTTTTTACAGAATGACCAACCGCGACACTAAACGAGAGTCCCTACAGTTAATATAGTATAGAAAAGTGTTAAAAAACTTTTAGTAACCTAATTTTAGATTTTTGGTTCGCATGGCTTTGTTAGTTTTGAGCAAACTAAAACTAGACGAAGCTATGTTAAACTACATTCGAATAGATGGTGATTCGATGGTCCCTAAGTACATGCAGATTATCAATTCCATTATTGATAATGTTTCTATTGGTAATATAAAAATAGGAGAGAAGATACCATCGATAAATACTTTAAGCCAAGAATTTTACTTATCTAGGGATACCGTTGAGAGAGCCTATAACATTTTAAAGAAAAAGAATGTGGTTGTCTCCGTTCGTGGTCGAGGAACATACATAGCTGAAGCTGATCTTACAAGAAAATTGAAAATTCTATTTCTTGTTAATAAATTGAGTCCCTACAAACTAAAAGTCTATAATGCATTCTCTGAAACAATGGGCGAGCACTGTAATGTAGATATACACAGTTTCCATTGCGACCAAACATTGTTTGAAGAGCTTATGGATAAGTATAAATCATCTTATGATTATTACGTGATTTTACCTCATTTTAGAACAAAGAATTTATGCTACTTGAGTTCCACTAGTAAAGTTTCTAGTGTTATTAACAATATTCCAAAAGATAAACTGGTTTTATTAGATAACTGTAATTACCAAATAAAAGGTGATTTTATTTCGGTTTATCAAGATTATGAAAATGATATTTTTACAGCCCTTGAAACAGGTCATAAAAAAATAAGTAACTACCAGAAACTAAACCTAGTTTGTCCAAGAAGGACATTCTATCCGTATCCAACAAAAATCCTAGATGGCTTTAGAAAGTTTTGCGCTCACAATGGTTTTGATTTTGAAATAATTGAAGAAGTTTCCAGTGAGTTTAAAGTCGAAAAGCACAACTTGTACATTACAATAGAAGAGAATGATTTGGTAAATATTATGTCTCAGATAAAGAAGTGTAGGCATAAATTAGGTGCTGATGTAGGTGTGATATCCTATAATGATACGCCATTAAAACAAGTATTGGGTATTAGTGTGTTTTCGTTAGATTTTGACGATATGGGAACGCAGGCAGCACAAATGATTTTAGAAAACAAGAAAGATAAGGTAAAAGCCTCTTTTAATTTTATTGATAGAGAATCTGCTTAGAATTTGGTTGTTTTGTTATTGAAGGGAAGCTCTTGGGCTTCCCTTTCTTAATTTAAACCTTTTTTCTAAGTAGCTCGAACAGAATATAATATTTCGCTTGTTCATTTTGAGAATAAAATACCGAGAAATCTAAAACATTTTTTAAATTGGGCATTAGGTTATATGAGCTAGAAATGAGGCATAGGATATTTTATTGGTTTTTTTTATTTCAGATTGGGTTTTTACAATGTCAGGTTGGGGATTTTAATTTCAAAAATTTTAATCTGTCCGATGGTTTATCCAGTAGCACTGTAAATGATATAAAGCAAGATAAAGTTGGGCAAATTTGGTTAGCCACAAATAATGGATTAAATAAATTTAATGGAGAAGAAGTTGTTGTCTACAGAAACACTCCAGAAGATAAATCAACGATAAGTAGTAACGATGTTCGTAATATCCTAGAAGATAGGGATGGTAATTTATGGATAGGTACTTATAATGGTTTAAATAAATACGAACCCAAACAAGATAAATTTAAAAGATATTTCAAAACATCAGATAAAAATTCATTGAGTGGCGATAGGATTTTTACCAGTTTTGAAATGAAAAATGGAAATATATGGTTTGGCACAGAAGACGGTATTTCTATCTATATGAAGAAGCAAGACAGCTTTATTAGATTTCTGAAAAACAGAAAAAGGCCTACGTTATTTTCAGATATACATGTAGATAAGAAAAACACCGTTTGGTTGGCTACTTTTAATGGAATTATACAAGTAAAAAGGAGTAAAGAAGGAAAATTTCAGCCTCAAACATACCGCCTTAAAAATTTAAAAAAGCGATTTTTTATATATAAAATATTAGAGCTAGAACCAGATGTCTTAGCACTAGCCACAAAGTATCATGGGTTTTTATTATTCGATAAAAGAACAAAAGAATTCAGTTGTCCAGAAGAATTGAATTTTTTTAAAAATATAGAAATTAAAGATCTGTATAAAGATGAGGAACAAAATCTCTGGTTAGCTACAACTACTGGGCTTTTTATCGTAACACCCTCAAAAGAGATAATTACTGTTAACAGTAGTATTTATGAAGATATTGGAAGTGTAAAAAATCATTTCAAAAAGATATTTAAAGACAAGAATGGTTCTATTTGGCTAGGTACCCAAGATATTGGTGTTATGACTTGGCACAGATTTAATCAGAACTTTAAAAGATTTAAAAATTCCAGTACTTTCAATAACATTGCCAATTGTATAGCTTCAGATGATGAAAAGAATATTTACTATGGGACAGAGGGTGGAGATTTAAATAAAATTGATAGTAGTGGTGTAGTTACAAAAGTTTTCGATGTTCAAAATCAAACAAAAACAATAGTTTATCCCATCAAGACTTTATACAGAGATGTAGATTTACTCTGGATTGGAGTAATGAAAAATGGAATCAAGATTTATGATTTACAATCTAATAAAGAGCTCAAAGACTATCTTTCTTTTGAAATAAGAAATTATTTGAAGGATGTATCAGTTTTAGATATTAAAAAAGGGTCTGGTAATAGTATTTGGATAGCAACCATAGGCAGAGGTTTGGTTAAATATGATACCAAACAAAAAGAAATGAAGATTTTTAACTCACGTCAGTTAAGAAGTAGTTTCACTAAAGTTATATACAAAGACAAAAAAAATTTAATTGTAGTTGGTTCAGATTATCTAAGTTTTTTAGAAGCAAAGGAGAAGGGGGATTTTAAAATAACAAATTATCCAACTATTGTAGATTCCAGTAAGTTAGATCTAGTTTCAGTTTATAAAGATTCAAGAGGAGTGGTATGGGTAGGTTCTAGAACAAGAGGGCTTTTTAAATTTACAAAAGATAAGAAATATGAAAGTGTAATTATTTCTGCTAAAAATAGAATTTTTACAGTCAATGCAATTTTAGAGAGTGAGAACGGGTTACTTTGGTTAAGTACAGATAAAGGTATTGTAAAGTATGACCCTTTAAAACAAGAGAGCATAGTTTATAATCAACAAACCATAGCTCAGGATAACGATTTTAGAGTAAATGCTGCTCTCAAAGAAAACAACAAATTCTATTTTGGAGCTAAGCAAGGCGTAATAACTTTTGAACCAGATAACATTGTTACATTAAAAAATATGCCTGGTGTTATTCTATCTTACCTTAAGATAAAGAATAATGAAATTAACGCCCTAAATAAAAATGAAAGCATATTAAAAAATATAAGTTATTCAAAGGAAATTATATTACCCCACAATAATGCCAGTTTTTCTATAAACTATGCTTTTCCCAATTATATCAATCCCAATAATAATCAATATGCATACAGGCTGAAAGGTTTAGATAATAATTGGTTATATACTAAACAAACCGAAGCATTTTATACCTTACAAAATGCAGGAACTTATACGTTTCAAGTCAAAGCTGCAGGTTATGATGGCGTTTGGAATGATAAAATAACTGAGCTCGATATAACAATTAAACCTGCACCTTGGCTAACATGGTGGGCTTACACGATTTATTTTATTTTATTTTCTAGCTTAGTGTTCGGTATTTCTTGGGTTGTTCAATCAAAATCAAGACTTAAGGATAAACTAGAATTAGAGCTAATTGCAAAAAGGAATAATGAAGAGTTAAATAAAGCTAAACTCCAATTTTTCACAAATATTTCCCATGAGTTTAGAACACCATTAACTTTAATTCTAGGGCCACTACAAAATATTCTCAATGATTATTCAGGACCTAAATCTATTTACAAAAAGTTAAAAATAATGGATGGTAGCGCCAATCATTTACTAAGACTGATTAATAGATTAATGGATTTTAGGAAATTAGAAAGTAATCAGTTAAAATTAGAGGCTGCAGAAGGGAATATTGTTAAGTTTTTGCAGGAGATATTTTTATCTTTTACAGAGTATGCCAAAAATGGTAGGTATGATTATAATTTTAACACGACCCATGACGAAATTTTAGTTTTTTTCGATAGGTATAAATTAGAAAGGGTTTTCTATAATTTGATATCCAATGCCTTCAAGCATACAAAAAATGGAGGCAGTATTAATATAAATATCTCAAAAAAAGAAGAAGGAGTTGTTGTTGAAGTTCAAGATTCAGGACCAGGAATTCCTGATGAATATTTAGATAAAATTTTTGATCGTTTTTTTGAAGTTTCAAATAACCAAGAAGTCAGTTCTGCTTTTAAAAAAGGTACAGGTATAGGTTTATCAATTGCTAGAAATATAGTTAAGCTTCATCACGGTGAAATATTAGTTAAAAACATTGAGCCTCAAGGAGCTGTTTTTACTGTTTCACTCAAATTAGGAAAGAAACATTTATTAGAGGATGAAGTTATTAAGAATTTCAAAATGAGCGACGATGTAAGTCAATACGCTACTCAAATTCGTGTCTCTGATATTGAAATAGACAACAACCCCGAAGACTTACTACTAGAAAAGAAAAAATATACTATACTCGTTGCTGAGGATAATACCGTACTTAGGTCATTCATTAAAGAAATACTTAAACCAAAATACAATGTTATCCTTGCAGAAAATGGTAAAGAGGCCTTAGAGAAAGCCATTGAGTTTTCACCAGATTTAGTGATAAGCGATGTTATTATGCCAGAGATGGTAGGTACCGAGTTATGTTCAAAAATAAAAACCACTTTAGCTACAAGTCATATACCAGTAATCCTTCTTACATCACGTACTTCTTTGGTTTACAAATTTGAAGGTTTGGAAAGTGGTGCAGATGATTATATTAGTAAACCGTTCAACTTAAAAGAGTTTAGTCTCAAAATACAAAACTTGTTAGAGTTTAAGTCCAGATTAAAAGACAAGTTTTCTTCAGATAGTAATTTAGAAACTTTAGATATTTCATTAACCTCACTCGATGAGCAACTTTTGGAAAAAGCGATAGAAGTAGTTAAAGCGAATATATCCAATCAAGATTTTAATATTACTCATTTTTCTGAAGAACTAGGGGTGAGCCGTTCTATGCTCTTCACAAAAGTAAAAGCCTGGACAAACTCTACTCCCAATGATTTTGTCAGAGAAATTAGATTAAACCATGCGGCGAAATTACTTGAATTGAGCAAATTTAACGTATCTGAAGTTGCTTATGAAGTAGGCTTTAAAAGACCCAAATATTTTAGCCAATGTTTTCAGAAAAAATATGGTATTACACCATCCGAATATACCTCTAAAATCGTAAGTGAAAATTAATAACTTTCTAAACTATATACAAGGATTTAATTATCGAATATCAGTTTTCCCAAGCTAGTATTTTTTTTATGCTTTTATAAAGGACAGGGCAGGACAGAGCAGGATTATTTTACTCGTTTTTAAGGTTAAGTTTGTAGGTAATACAATCCTATATTTTTTAAACTAAATGAGAACTATTTTTTCTATTCTTTCGCTGGCGTTTTTAATGCTAGTTTCTTGCGCTAATCAAGAAAAAACAACAAGTGCAAATTTTAATGATAATTGGCTTTTTATCTTAGATGAAGACCAAGAAGAGTTCTCTCAGGAAGAACTAGATGATAGTTCATGGACTAATCTAGATTTACCTCACGATTGGTCTTTCGAAAAAGGTGTGCGTAAAGGAGGCGACCAAGGTCAAGGTGGTGGATATCACGATGGAGGCATTGGTTGGTACCGTAAGTACTTCGATGTTTCAAAAGAAAGCTTGTCTAAAACAACGTACATCAATTTTGATGGGGTATATATGAACAGCGAAGTTTGGATAAATGGAAATCATTTGGGTAAAAGACCTTACGGGTACATTAGTTTTCGATATGATATTTCAAAATATTTAAAAGCCGGACAAAATACTATTGCCGTTCGAGTGGATAATAGTTTAGAGCCTTCTGCCCGTTGGTATCACCCTTGTGGTATTTATGCTGGTGTTTCTCTAATTGAAAAGAATCCTACACATATTGAGCTCAATAGCATTTTTGTTACTACGCCAAGCATTGCAGCAGATAAGGCTTCTGTAAATGTAAAGCTTAATGTTGTAGGCGCATCGGACAATTTAGAGACTAAGGTTACAATTCTAGGTTCGGATGGTACGATTCTAACATCGATAACAAGTGATGTTGAGGCATCAAAATCAGAAGCAAACTTAGAAGTTGAAACCCCTAAGTTATGGAGCCCAGAATCACCAAATTTATACAAAGCAGTAACTCAAATTCTTAATGGTGAGGAGGTTTTAGATGAAAAAACTATCGTTTTTGGATTTAAAACTGTAGAGTGGAAAGCCCAAACAGGCTTTTGGTTAAATGGTGAAAATGTGAAACTGAAAGGTGTTTGCGAACATTGGGAAGGTGGCCCTGTTGGAGGTGCTTGGACGAAGCCTATGTTACGTTGGAAGTTAAAGTTGCTTAAAGGAATGGGCATAAACGCCATTCGTCCGTC
This genomic interval carries:
- a CDS encoding family 43 glycosylhydrolase, producing the protein MKTIEQLRIQNVVTFILLILFCFTKQQTYAQNPFLPPTAFIPDGEPHVFDYKGEKRLFVYGSRDEAITGFCGYGHDVWSAPVKDLTKWTNHGEIFDVQQVHDIGYGNIKLGGRLKGQIFGAPDCVYNPVTKKYYLYTFLGSPYKMDGVGGPLPGSANYVPGFEDYGPKCLVAESTSPAGPFVNPIMCDWPPANEEGTFDPSALVDEQEDGSVRVYVFWGMRKGDRWAEVDPFDMHTIINPKTGKPDRNAWQKTLDPKIVPKSTVFEASSIKKIDDNHYVFVYSANELISALSYCYSNSPKGPWIYGGKIVQNNINWRRGNNHGSIVKAQDKWCVVYHKGTFNSKNRQAMIEPIEVKVEGDKVIIPQVEMTSQGVKSNGLDAFKRHNINIACYQSNKAFVDGRIRDGGGLNPMKRIDGPKTVIGFKYFNFGNKPIQDDDDLKLKLNSKILYPVTMTVFVAKPETVDDEDSWVAVGETSLYDINRTFTDYEISIQELNKNEKLNQIGGLKGKLAVFVAFAGRDIDLCEVVELEFAKGNAPTPNPLHDITISNNDGNISTIPTKSREGHSVKVMIENIKETVKEVIVKDANGKKIKVNANEQGIYAPKSFNFFMPNSDVSIEVSYN
- a CDS encoding sulfatase — its product is MKKRLLFICFTFTLVNTLLSQTQESPNVLVFYIDDLRAELGCYGSQTAITPNIDKLASEGIMFNKAYTQQAICAPSRMSTLTGLRPETLGIYSIFTPLRKIHKDVVTLPQLFKQNGYKTISTGKVYHHTIDDKESWSQLVVRPSKRYLKPENLKAIEALKAGGKKNPKGPAYEDADVEDEAYVDGEIANNAIKMLNKYKDDKFLLFVGFTKPHLPFIAPKKYWDMHDKSKFEIPSKEKPQNMYRLALSKWGELKGYHGIPKEDPLNDDITRTLIHGYHACVSYMDAQVGKVMQTLEELDLRKNTMIIFMSDHGYKIGEYGAWCKHSNVEIDVRVPLIVSRETNAKNRISGEVSNALVENVDIFSTLTEICGLESPKSDGKSLVPVLDNPDIKWDEVATSVFARGKNIMGCTATDGSWRYTEWRDSTTHEILGAELYAHKNSLLSFQNLSGKEEYKDVEKRMKALLESQFPRDAEPFLQNDQPRH
- a CDS encoding GntR family transcriptional regulator, which translates into the protein MALLVLSKLKLDEAMLNYIRIDGDSMVPKYMQIINSIIDNVSIGNIKIGEKIPSINTLSQEFYLSRDTVERAYNILKKKNVVVSVRGRGTYIAEADLTRKLKILFLVNKLSPYKLKVYNAFSETMGEHCNVDIHSFHCDQTLFEELMDKYKSSYDYYVILPHFRTKNLCYLSSTSKVSSVINNIPKDKLVLLDNCNYQIKGDFISVYQDYENDIFTALETGHKKISNYQKLNLVCPRRTFYPYPTKILDGFRKFCAHNGFDFEIIEEVSSEFKVEKHNLYITIEENDLVNIMSQIKKCRHKLGADVGVISYNDTPLKQVLGISVFSLDFDDMGTQAAQMILENKKDKVKASFNFIDRESA
- a CDS encoding two-component regulator propeller domain-containing protein — translated: MGIRLYELEMRHRIFYWFFLFQIGFLQCQVGDFNFKNFNLSDGLSSSTVNDIKQDKVGQIWLATNNGLNKFNGEEVVVYRNTPEDKSTISSNDVRNILEDRDGNLWIGTYNGLNKYEPKQDKFKRYFKTSDKNSLSGDRIFTSFEMKNGNIWFGTEDGISIYMKKQDSFIRFLKNRKRPTLFSDIHVDKKNTVWLATFNGIIQVKRSKEGKFQPQTYRLKNLKKRFFIYKILELEPDVLALATKYHGFLLFDKRTKEFSCPEELNFFKNIEIKDLYKDEEQNLWLATTTGLFIVTPSKEIITVNSSIYEDIGSVKNHFKKIFKDKNGSIWLGTQDIGVMTWHRFNQNFKRFKNSSTFNNIANCIASDDEKNIYYGTEGGDLNKIDSSGVVTKVFDVQNQTKTIVYPIKTLYRDVDLLWIGVMKNGIKIYDLQSNKELKDYLSFEIRNYLKDVSVLDIKKGSGNSIWIATIGRGLVKYDTKQKEMKIFNSRQLRSSFTKVIYKDKKNLIVVGSDYLSFLEAKEKGDFKITNYPTIVDSSKLDLVSVYKDSRGVVWVGSRTRGLFKFTKDKKYESVIISAKNRIFTVNAILESENGLLWLSTDKGIVKYDPLKQESIVYNQQTIAQDNDFRVNAALKENNKFYFGAKQGVITFEPDNIVTLKNMPGVILSYLKIKNNEINALNKNESILKNISYSKEIILPHNNASFSINYAFPNYINPNNNQYAYRLKGLDNNWLYTKQTEAFYTLQNAGTYTFQVKAAGYDGVWNDKITELDITIKPAPWLTWWAYTIYFILFSSLVFGISWVVQSKSRLKDKLELELIAKRNNEELNKAKLQFFTNISHEFRTPLTLILGPLQNILNDYSGPKSIYKKLKIMDGSANHLLRLINRLMDFRKLESNQLKLEAAEGNIVKFLQEIFLSFTEYAKNGRYDYNFNTTHDEILVFFDRYKLERVFYNLISNAFKHTKNGGSININISKKEEGVVVEVQDSGPGIPDEYLDKIFDRFFEVSNNQEVSSAFKKGTGIGLSIARNIVKLHHGEILVKNIEPQGAVFTVSLKLGKKHLLEDEVIKNFKMSDDVSQYATQIRVSDIEIDNNPEDLLLEKKKYTILVAEDNTVLRSFIKEILKPKYNVILAENGKEALEKAIEFSPDLVISDVIMPEMVGTELCSKIKTTLATSHIPVILLTSRTSLVYKFEGLESGADDYISKPFNLKEFSLKIQNLLEFKSRLKDKFSSDSNLETLDISLTSLDEQLLEKAIEVVKANISNQDFNITHFSEELGVSRSMLFTKVKAWTNSTPNDFVREIRLNHAAKLLELSKFNVSEVAYEVGFKRPKYFSQCFQKKYGITPSEYTSKIVSEN